One window of Mobula hypostoma chromosome 30, sMobHyp1.1, whole genome shotgun sequence genomic DNA carries:
- the LOC134339696 gene encoding RILP-like protein 2 — translation MEELNPESAFDKDPFELTAENVYDISYIIGRDLIQFSSSGSCDRVAELQYKIIRVLEMLECLVNRNSLTMETLKLERDNLRTETERLSGELQLAVQSSSKQDIGPNKLAVDANDPDRPRFTLQELRDVLQERNKLKAQLHVAQEELECYKNGLIGAKKPQIAKINEAGPSGGSEQTMVKKLFKLRKKAINST, via the coding sequence AtggaggaattgaaccccgaatcAGCATTTGACAAAGACCCATTCGAGCTGACGGCTGAAAATGTCTACGATATTTCATATATCATTGGGCGCGATTTAATCCAATTTAGCAGTTCAGGAAGCTGTGACAGAGTCGCCGAGTTGCAGTATAAAATCATCAGAGTCCTAGAAATGCTGGAGTGTCTAGTGAACAGAAACAGCCTAACCATGGAAACATTAAAGCTTGAGCGAGACAATCTCAGAACCGAGACGGAAAGACTTAGCGGGGAGCTTCAACTGGCTGTTCAAAGCAGTTCAAAGCAAGATATTGGGCCGAACAAACTTGCGGTGGACGCCAATGATCCAGATCGCCCACGATTCACATTACAGGAATTGCGGGATGTGCTGCAGGAACGGAATAAACTGAAAGCTCAACTGCACGTTGCACAAGAGGAACTTGAGTGTTACAAAAATGGATTGATCGGTGCAAAAAAACCTCAAATTGCGAAAATAAACGAGGCAGGCCCGAGCGGTGGCAGTGAACAAACCATGGTTAAAAAGCTCTTTAAGCTTAGAAAAAAAGCCATAAACTCCACGTAG